The following are from one region of the Euleptes europaea isolate rEulEur1 chromosome 11, rEulEur1.hap1, whole genome shotgun sequence genome:
- the EVX1 gene encoding homeobox even-skipped homolog protein 1 — protein METRKEMVMFLEGSPLGALVGKRAPAGAESAASPGQEPPDQMSHRGCLSPRSGALSSRERGGGGGRGRPGEEEEEEEEEVEVLPGTGTVPESRSAAAALLSAGQPPPLPRLAAKGQQSSSDTESDFYEEIEVSCTPDCAAGSAEYHQHAKGQCSDTSAGSPSSAGDPPKGGGGGGSQGSLSCSASDQMRRYRTAFTREQIARLEKEFYRENYVSRPRRCELAAALNLPETTIKVWFQNRRMKDKRQRLAMTWPHPADPAFYTYMMSHAAATGNLPYPFPSHLPLPYYSHMGLGASSAASAAPFSSPLRPLDTFRVLSHPYPRPELLCAFRHPSLYAGPAHGLSGAGGGPCSCLACHGSQSNGLPQRPSGSDFTCSATTRTDSFLTFTPSVLSKASSVSLDQREEVPLTR, from the exons ATGGAAACCAGGAAGGAGATGGTGATGTTTCTGGAAGGAAGTCCCCTCGGCGCCCTGGTCGGCAAGAGGGCGCCCGCTGGGGCCGAGAGCGCGGCCAGCCCGGGCCAGGAGCCCCCGGACCAGATGAGCCATAGAGGCTGCCTCAGCCCCAGGTCGGGCGCCTTGTCCTCCCgggaaagaggaggaggtggaggaagaggaaggccgggagaggaggaggaggaagaggaggaagaggtggaagTGCTGCCGGGGACAGGGACGGTCCCGGAGagccgctccgccgccgccgcgcttCTCTCGGCCGGccagccgccccccctcccccgcctggCCGCCAAAGGGCAGCAGAGCAGCTCGGACACCGAGTCGGATTTCTACGAGGAGATCGAGGTGAGCTGCACCCCGGACTGCGCCGCCGGCAGCGCCGAGTACCACCAGCACGCCAAAG GGCAGTGCTCGGACACCTCGGCGGGCAGCCCCAGCAGCGCGGGGGACCCCCctaaaggcggcggcggcggcggctctcaGGGGTCGCTGTCCTGCAGCGCAAGCGACCAGATGCGCCGCTACCGCACGGCTTTCACCCGCGAGCAAATCGCCCGCTTGGAGAAGGAGTTCTACCGGGAGAACTACGTCTCCAGGCCCCGCAGATGCGAGCTGGCGGCCGCCTTGAATCTGCCAGAGACCACCATCAAG GTGTGGTTCCAGAACCGCCGGATGAAGGACAAGCGGCAGCGCCTGGCCATGACCTGGCCCCACCCGGCGGACCCGGCTTTCTACACCTACATGATGAGCCACGCGGCGGCCACGGGCAACCTGCCCTACCCCTTCCCGTCCCACCTGCCCCTGCCCTACTACTCCCACATGGGCCTGGGGGCCAGCTCGGCCGCCTCCGCCGCCCCCTTCAGCTCCCCCCTGAGGCCGCTGGACACCTTCCGGGTCCTTTCCCACCCCTACCCCAGACCAGAACTGCTCTGCGCCTTCAGACACCCCTCCCTCTACGCCGGCCCGGCCCACGGACTGAGCGGCGCCGGGGGCGGCCCTTGCTCCTGCCTGGCGTGCCACGGGAGCCAGTCCAACGGGCTGCCCCAACGGCCTTCGGGATCGGACTTTACCTGCTCGGCCACCACCAGGACGGACTCTTTCCTCACCTTCACGCCCTCGGTGCTGAGCAAAGCCTCCTCGGTCTCCCTGGACCAGCGGGAAGAGGTCCCTTTGACCAGATAG